A stretch of the Triplophysa dalaica isolate WHDGS20190420 chromosome 19, ASM1584641v1, whole genome shotgun sequence genome encodes the following:
- the zgc:110540 gene encoding deoxynucleoside kinase, which yields MATPPKRSCSRLEADLSFEKRALKVSIEGNIAAGKSTFVRMLERTSEEWEVIPEPIGKWCNVQTTENEYEELSTSQKSGGNLLQMLYDKPSRWSYTFQTYACLSRVRSQLQPPSAKLQQAEKPVQFFERSVYSDRYVFASNLFESGDLNETEYAIYQDWHSWLLTQFESQIELDAMIYLRADPERCMQRLQFRGREEEQGIPLDYLEKLHYKHECWLYNRTTKVDFESLKDLPVLVLDVNEDFKNDRIKQEGVIEKVSVSWSVDKWKHFFKDINSIFNLEHHFVSYCKLFWNHHVWTEFNTVLCFLFFR from the exons ATGGCCACTCCTCCGAAGAGATCTTGTTCGAGGCTAGAAGCTGATCTTAGTTTCGAAAAAAGGGCTTTGAAAGTCTCAATAGAGGGAAACATAG CGGCTGGGAAGTCAACTTTTGTGCGGATGTTGGAGCGTACTTCAGAGGAATGGGAGGTCATACCTGAGCCCATCGGGAAGTGGTGCAATGTGCAAACCACAGAGAATGAGTACGAG GAGCTTAGCACTTCACAGAAGAGTGGAGGGAACCTGCTGCAGATGTTATATGACAAGCCCAGCCGCTGGTCCTACACTTTCCAGACCTACGCCTGCTTGAGTCGTGTCCGTTCACAACTCCAGCCTCCTTCTGCCAAGCTTCAGCAGGCTGAGAAACCTGTCCAGTTCTTTGAGCGTTCTGTCTACAGTGACCG GTATGTGTTCGCCTCCAACCTCTTTGAGTCTGGAGATTTGAATGAGACTGAGTATGCCATCTACCAAGATTGGCATTCATGGCTCCTCACTCAGTTTGAGTCTCAGATTGAGCTTGACGCCATGATCTACCTTCGTGCAGATCCTGAG AGATGTATGCAGCGTCTTCAGTTTAGAGGGCGAGAGGAGGAACAGGGAATTCCACTAGATTATCTGGAGAAGTTACATTATAAGCACGAGTGTTGGCTGTACAACCGAACCACAAA GGTAGATTTTGAGTCGCTTAAAGACCTTCCTGTATTGGTCCTGGATGTTAATGAGGactttaaaaatgacagaattaaacaagAAGGGGTAATTGAAAAGGTGAGTGTCTCTTGGTCTGTGGACAAATGGAAACATTTCTTCAAAGATATAAATAGTATCTTTAATTTAGAGCATCACTTTGTGTCTTACTGTAAACTGTTTTGGAATCATCATGTTTGGACAGAATTTAACActgttctgtgttttctttttttcaggtGA
- the cd248b gene encoding endosialin gives MDTWTFTKFLPAYRCLLFGLLYLYWSNGATGQNMQERDGVCNAEGCYSIHLQRKTFRESWRICKDKGGNLATVKRPEEASLIHELLSSGVRRAPRPRIRLWIGLQRQPRQCSATRPLRGFTWITGDQETQYTNWQRDDVSNACAAHRCVVITYNTADRSGSDQNNFKWLDGSCTVAVDGFLCRYSYQGMCPALQKEGGGPALYTTPFHMVSTVLTHIPFGTVATVPCPDGEKEDQSVLCMLREDGSVGWSKDAPLCTDIVSKDWCEHENGGCEHYCVNTDKHYFCECSENYELVEDGKSCQHSDPCQTANCEFECEVTPQGQRCKCPEGFLLSDDGQNCLDIDECLQQPCPQVCVNTLGTFECLCNDGYLPTEFGECLDVDECMEGKCDHLCENLPGSYVCSCHEGFSSNGEDPDQCEDADECEIPNICHQICRNLEGGFECLCEDGYLLQEDRYNCWPIEDDVEHLTTVSADATLNEPSELVTDASPPEWLTDSPSIDWVPTYLNWFAETEQERDMTTQEADLSEEASSKSHSSHIWMDTTTSAHADSNDEDAKLWLNEEEMNPNGDTTDARTFEDNRLIASTPKPKNRDFVVLTPAASQTPEGTLASASGTEQQKKHDKSWLLVALLVPLCVFIVVMLALAIVYCTSCAVEPRNKSVTDCYRWATTSKPEKPNTAKSRA, from the coding sequence ATGGACACCTGGACTTTTACAAAATTCCTTCCTGCATATCGTTGCCTTCTCTTCGGTCTGCTATATTTGTATTGGTCTAATGGAGCTACAGGACAGAACATGCAAGAGCGGGACGGTGTGTGCAACGCAGAGGGATGCTACTCTATTCACCTCCAGCGCAAGACTTTCCGTGAGTCCTGGAGGATCTGCAAGGATAAAGGGGGAAACCTGGCAACGGTTAAACGACCGGAGGAGGCATCCTTGATCCACGAGTTGCTATCATCAGGGGTAAGACGTGCCCCTCGACCCAGAATCAGGCTGTGGATCGGTCTCCAGCGCCAGCCTCGGCAGTGCTCGGCCACACGTCCTTTGAGGGGCTTCACCTGGATCACCGGAGACCAGGAAACGCAGTACACAAACTGGCAACGGGATGACGTGTCCAACGCGTGTGCTGCCCACCGCTGTGTGGTCATTACTTACAACACCGCTGACAGAAGTGGCAGTGACCAGAACAACTTCAAATGGCTGGACGGCTCTTGCACAGTGGCTGTGGATGGTTTCCTCTGCCGTTATTCTTACCAAGGCATGTGCCCGGCTCTTCAGAAAGAGGGAGGGGGACCTGCACTGTACACCACCCCATTTCACATGGTCAGCACTGTTCTTACCCACATCCCGTTCGGAACTGTGGCCACCGTCCCGTGTCCTGATGGTGAGAAGGAAGACCAGTCGGTGCTTTGCATGCTGAGGGAAGATGGGAGTGTTGGGTGGTCTAAGGATGCCCCGCTCTGCACCGACATTGTTTCAAAAGATTGGTGTGAACATGAAAACGGTGGCTGCGAGCATTACTGCGTAAACACGGATAAACATTACTTCTGCGAGTGCTCTGAGAATTACGAGCTGGTAGAGGATGGTAAGTCCTGCCAGCATTCTGACCCTTGCCAAACTGCAAACTGTGAATTTGAGTGCGAGGTCACTCCTCAGGGTCAACGGTGCAAGTGTCCTGAGGGTTTCCTCCTGTCGGATGACGGTCAGAACTGTCTTGATATAGACGAGTGCTTGCAGCAACCATGCCCGCAGGTATGCGTCAACACCCTTGGTACATTCGAGTGTTTGTGCAATGACGGCTATCTTCCCACTGAGTTTGGAGAATGTCTGGATGTGGATGAATGCATGGAGGGAAAGTGTGATCATTTGTGCGAGAACCTGCCCGGTTCCTACGTGTGCAGCTGTCATGAGGGATTCTCTTCGAATGGTGAAGATCCGGATCAGTGTGAAGATGCCGACGAGTGTGAAATTCCAAACATTTGCCATCAGATTTGCAGAAATTTGGAAGGTGGATTCGAGTGCCTTTGTGAGGACGGCTATCTGTTGCAGGAGGACCGGTACAACTGTTGGCCAATCGAAGATGATGTCGAACACCTGACCACTGTATCGGCCGATGCGACATTAAACGAACCCTCTGAACTAGTAACAGATGCCAGTCCTCCGGAGTGGTTAACAGATTCTCCAAGCATAGATTGGGTTCCTACTTATTTAAACTGGTTTGCAGAGACAGAACAGGAAAGAGATATGACCACCCAGGAAGCTGATTTATCTGAAGAAGCATCCTCCAAATCACATTCATCTCATATTTGGATGGACACGACAACTTCTGCACATGCTGATTCAAATGACGAGGATGCTAAACTGTGGTTGAATGAGGAGGAAATGAATCCCAATGGTGATACAACAGATGCAAGGACCTTTGAGGACAACAGACTCATCGCTTCAACTCCAAAACCAAAGAATAGAGATTTTGTTGTGCTCACCCCAGCAGCATCACAAACACCTGAGGGTACGCTGGCATCAGCATCAGGGACGGAACAGCAGAAGAAGCATGATAAAAGCTGGCTGCTTGTGGCACTGCTAGTGCCCCTCTGCGTCTTTATTGTGGTCATGTTGGCACTAGCCATTGTTTATTGCACCAGCTGTGCTGTAGAGCCCCGGAACAAAAGCGTAACAGACTGTTACCGCTGGGCCACCACCTCCAAGCCAGAAAAGCCAAACACTGCAAAATCTCGAGCTTGA
- the adssl gene encoding adenylosuccinate synthase, like isoform X1 has translation MAAPTTMSNGQETASLNGKPALKRSRESAELDSLRIPREPQNKVTVVLGAQWGDEGKGKVVDLLAMDADIVCRCQGGNNAGHTVVVDSVEYDFHLLPSGILNKKAVSFIGNGVVIHLPGLFDEAEKNLQKGNGLQNWEDRLKISDRAHLVFNFHQAVDGIQEQLRQQQAGKNLGTTKKGIGPAYSSKAARNGLRVCDLVSDFSVFEEKFRVLAGHFKTMYPNLNIDVDAELEQLKVYAERLRPLVTDGVYFMHKALTGPSKKILVEGANAALLDIDFGTYPFVTSSNCTVGGVCTGLGVPPSHVGRVYGVVKAYTTRVGVGAFPTEQDNEIGDLLQSKGREFGVTTGRRRRCGWLDLVLVRYAHMVNGFTAIALTKLDILDTLPEIKVGIAYTVDEKPLPSFPANMDVLTKVQVTYETLPGWCCSTEGVRSFDELPSQAQAYICFIENVLQVPVKWVGVGKSRESMIKLF, from the exons ATGGCTGCGCCTACCACAATGTCTAATGGCCAGGAAACAGCCTCCCTGAACGGCAAACCCGCGCTTAAGCGGTCCAGGGAAAGCGCGGAGCTCGACTCTCTGCGGATTCCGCGGGAGCCTCAGAATAAAGTGACTGTAGTGCTGGGAGCTCAATGGGGAGATGAAGGCAAAGGGAAAGTGGTCGATCTCTTAGCAATGGATGCCGACATTGTATGCAGATGCCAG GGAGGAAATAACGCGGGACACACAGTGGTGGTGGACTCAGTGGAGTATGACTTCCACCTGCTGCCTAGTGGCATTCTCAACAAAAAGGCTGTTTCTTTTATTG GTAATGGTGTCGTGATACACCTTCCAGGGCTTTTTGATGAAGCGGAGAAGAACTTGCAGAAAGGCAATG GGCTTCAAAATTGGGAGGATCGGCTGAAGATATCTGACAGGGCACATCTTG TGTTCAACTTCCATCAGGCTGTAGATGGGATTCAAGAACAGCTTAGACAGCAGCAGGCAGGAAAAAA CTTGGGCACCACTAAGAAGGGCATTGGACCTGCATATTCCTCCAAAGCTGCGCGTAATGGACTCCGGGTGTGCGACCTGGTCTCTGACTTTTCAGTGTTTGAGGAAAA GTTCCGGGTGCTTGCTGGTCATTTTAAGACCATGTATCCCAATCTTAATATTGACGTTGATGCTGAACTCGAGCAGCTGAAG GTTTACGCCGAACGACTACGGCCTTTAGTAACCGACGGAGTTTATTTCATGCACAAAGCCCTCACTGGACCTAGCAAGAAGATTCTGGTGGAAGGAGCCAATGCTGCTTTACTGGATATTGATTTTG GGACCTACCCCTTCGTGACATCATCAAACTGCACTGTCGGAGGTGTTTGCACGGGGCTCGGTGTTCCCCCGTCTCATGTTGGACGTGTGTATGGAGTGGTGAAAGCCTATACCACCAGAGTGGGGGTGGGAGCTTTCCCTACTGAGCAGGATAAT gaAATCGGTGATCTGCTACAAAGCAAAGGGAGGGAATTCGGTGTCACAACAGGCAGGCGGCGTCGCTGTGGGTGGTTGGACCTGGTTTTGGTTCGCTATGCCCACATGGTTAATGGGTTTACAGC CATTGCTCTGACCAAGTTGGACATTCTTGATACATTGCCAGAAATAAAGGTTGGAATCGCCTACACTGTAGATGAAAAGCCTCTTCCCAGTTTTCCTG CAAACATGGATGTCCTGACTAAGGTTCAAGTGACCTATGAAACGCTGCCCGGTTGGTGTTGTAGCACAGAGGGAGTACGCAGTTTTGATGAACTGCCTTCTCAGGCACAGGCGTACATTTGCTTTATTGAGAATGTCCTACAGGTGCCAG TGAAATGGGTGGGAGTTGGCAAGTCCAGAGAAAGCATGATAAAGCTCTTCTAA
- the adssl gene encoding adenylosuccinate synthase, like isoform X2, producing the protein MQMPGNGVVIHLPGLFDEAEKNLQKGNGLQNWEDRLKISDRAHLVFNFHQAVDGIQEQLRQQQAGKNLGTTKKGIGPAYSSKAARNGLRVCDLVSDFSVFEEKFRVLAGHFKTMYPNLNIDVDAELEQLKVYAERLRPLVTDGVYFMHKALTGPSKKILVEGANAALLDIDFGTYPFVTSSNCTVGGVCTGLGVPPSHVGRVYGVVKAYTTRVGVGAFPTEQDNEIGDLLQSKGREFGVTTGRRRRCGWLDLVLVRYAHMVNGFTAIALTKLDILDTLPEIKVGIAYTVDEKPLPSFPANMDVLTKVQVTYETLPGWCCSTEGVRSFDELPSQAQAYICFIENVLQVPVKWVGVGKSRESMIKLF; encoded by the exons ATGCAGATGCCAG GTAATGGTGTCGTGATACACCTTCCAGGGCTTTTTGATGAAGCGGAGAAGAACTTGCAGAAAGGCAATG GGCTTCAAAATTGGGAGGATCGGCTGAAGATATCTGACAGGGCACATCTTG TGTTCAACTTCCATCAGGCTGTAGATGGGATTCAAGAACAGCTTAGACAGCAGCAGGCAGGAAAAAA CTTGGGCACCACTAAGAAGGGCATTGGACCTGCATATTCCTCCAAAGCTGCGCGTAATGGACTCCGGGTGTGCGACCTGGTCTCTGACTTTTCAGTGTTTGAGGAAAA GTTCCGGGTGCTTGCTGGTCATTTTAAGACCATGTATCCCAATCTTAATATTGACGTTGATGCTGAACTCGAGCAGCTGAAG GTTTACGCCGAACGACTACGGCCTTTAGTAACCGACGGAGTTTATTTCATGCACAAAGCCCTCACTGGACCTAGCAAGAAGATTCTGGTGGAAGGAGCCAATGCTGCTTTACTGGATATTGATTTTG GGACCTACCCCTTCGTGACATCATCAAACTGCACTGTCGGAGGTGTTTGCACGGGGCTCGGTGTTCCCCCGTCTCATGTTGGACGTGTGTATGGAGTGGTGAAAGCCTATACCACCAGAGTGGGGGTGGGAGCTTTCCCTACTGAGCAGGATAAT gaAATCGGTGATCTGCTACAAAGCAAAGGGAGGGAATTCGGTGTCACAACAGGCAGGCGGCGTCGCTGTGGGTGGTTGGACCTGGTTTTGGTTCGCTATGCCCACATGGTTAATGGGTTTACAGC CATTGCTCTGACCAAGTTGGACATTCTTGATACATTGCCAGAAATAAAGGTTGGAATCGCCTACACTGTAGATGAAAAGCCTCTTCCCAGTTTTCCTG CAAACATGGATGTCCTGACTAAGGTTCAAGTGACCTATGAAACGCTGCCCGGTTGGTGTTGTAGCACAGAGGGAGTACGCAGTTTTGATGAACTGCCTTCTCAGGCACAGGCGTACATTTGCTTTATTGAGAATGTCCTACAGGTGCCAG TGAAATGGGTGGGAGTTGGCAAGTCCAGAGAAAGCATGATAAAGCTCTTCTAA